From the genome of Pseudodesulfovibrio sp. S3, one region includes:
- the topA gene encoding type I DNA topoisomerase, with protein MPKDLIIVESPAKVKTISKFLGKDYMVDASVGHVRDLPTRDLGVDEENNFAPHYEVIQGKEDVVKRLKAAAKKAGVIYLAPDPDREGEAIAWHVAELLKPVNDNIRRIQFNEITARAVKEALENAQELNENLFNSQQARRILDRLVGYKISPILWKNVKRGISAGRVQSVALKILVEREKERRAFRADEYWPFKVLLEGANPPPFWLDLHKLSDKAVKPGANHIGTQEQAESLQQALENGQFTVDSVQEKQRERSPLPPYITSTLQQDANRRMGYSAKRTMSIAQRLYEGVDLGSRGTTALITYMRTDSVRIAKEAQDAAKGLILDMFGADYYPSKTRNFKTKGSAQDAHEAIRPVDVTITPDDIKSYLPSEQHKLYRLIWQRFVASQMAAASFWDTTVLVSAPNTVWRAKGERLLFAGFLAAMDKVKTEDEAELPKLTEGEVLKLNELKKEQKFTQPPPRYSEASLVKTLEELGIGRPSTYAAIISTLLDREYARQEEKRFVPSELGFTVSDQLSEHFEALMDVGFTANMETMLDDVADGKKNWEELLKGFGEDFYPTLEKARTAMGRSQQTTDIMCENCGKPMAVKFGKTGEFLGCTGFPTCRTIKNFTRDEEGAIQVVEREKPEETGVVCEKCGRPMAIKQSRRGEFLGCTGYPDCKSIVNFTRDENGIIQVVESEKPEVVGSCPECGGELLLKKARTGSRFIACSNYPDCTYAAPFSTNVPCPKEGCTGELVEKSSRRGKLFYSCSEYPKCDYAVWNWPVSEPCPKCEHPILTRKTTKDKGEHLACPKKGCDFTKPVEE; from the coding sequence ATGCCAAAAGATCTGATCATCGTTGAGTCCCCTGCCAAAGTGAAGACCATCTCCAAGTTCCTGGGTAAGGATTACATGGTGGATGCCTCGGTAGGCCATGTGCGAGACCTGCCCACCCGCGATCTGGGTGTGGACGAAGAGAACAATTTTGCCCCGCATTATGAGGTCATCCAGGGCAAGGAAGACGTGGTAAAGCGGCTCAAGGCCGCAGCCAAGAAGGCGGGAGTCATCTATCTGGCCCCCGACCCCGACCGCGAAGGGGAGGCCATTGCCTGGCACGTGGCCGAGCTTTTGAAGCCGGTAAACGACAATATCAGGCGCATCCAGTTCAACGAGATCACGGCTCGGGCCGTCAAGGAAGCGTTGGAGAACGCGCAGGAACTCAACGAGAACCTGTTCAATTCCCAGCAGGCCCGTCGCATTCTCGATCGGCTGGTGGGTTACAAGATTTCCCCGATCCTGTGGAAGAACGTAAAGCGGGGCATTTCCGCCGGGCGGGTCCAGTCCGTGGCGCTCAAGATTCTGGTGGAGCGCGAAAAGGAACGCCGCGCCTTCAGGGCCGATGAATACTGGCCCTTCAAGGTGCTTCTGGAGGGGGCCAACCCGCCGCCGTTCTGGCTGGACCTGCACAAACTGTCCGACAAGGCGGTCAAGCCCGGCGCCAATCATATCGGCACCCAGGAGCAGGCCGAGTCGTTGCAGCAGGCATTGGAGAACGGGCAGTTCACGGTTGACTCCGTGCAGGAGAAGCAGCGTGAACGTTCTCCGCTGCCGCCTTACATCACGTCCACCCTGCAACAGGATGCCAACCGGCGCATGGGCTATTCCGCCAAGCGGACCATGTCCATTGCCCAGCGGTTGTATGAAGGCGTGGATCTGGGCAGTCGCGGTACCACGGCGCTCATCACCTATATGCGTACCGATTCCGTGCGCATCGCCAAGGAGGCCCAGGACGCAGCAAAAGGGTTGATCCTGGACATGTTCGGCGCGGATTACTATCCGTCCAAGACCCGAAATTTCAAGACCAAGGGCAGTGCGCAGGACGCACATGAAGCCATCCGCCCGGTTGACGTGACCATCACGCCCGACGACATTAAAAGCTATCTGCCCTCCGAACAGCACAAGCTCTACCGGCTCATCTGGCAGCGGTTTGTGGCCTCGCAAATGGCAGCGGCCTCTTTTTGGGATACGACCGTTCTTGTGTCCGCACCGAATACCGTCTGGCGCGCCAAGGGCGAACGCCTGCTCTTTGCCGGTTTTCTGGCGGCCATGGACAAGGTCAAGACAGAGGACGAGGCCGAACTGCCCAAATTGACCGAAGGCGAAGTCCTGAAGCTCAATGAGCTGAAAAAGGAACAGAAGTTCACCCAGCCGCCGCCGCGTTATTCGGAGGCATCCCTGGTCAAGACCCTTGAGGAACTGGGTATCGGGCGACCCTCCACCTATGCGGCCATTATTTCGACGCTGTTGGACCGCGAATATGCCCGCCAGGAAGAAAAGCGGTTCGTTCCCTCCGAACTGGGGTTCACCGTGTCCGACCAGCTGTCAGAGCATTTCGAGGCACTCATGGACGTGGGGTTCACCGCCAACATGGAAACCATGCTCGACGATGTGGCAGACGGCAAAAAGAACTGGGAAGAACTGCTCAAGGGATTCGGTGAGGATTTTTATCCTACCCTGGAGAAGGCGCGGACAGCGATGGGGCGCTCCCAGCAGACGACCGATATCATGTGCGAAAATTGCGGCAAACCCATGGCCGTCAAGTTCGGCAAGACCGGCGAATTTCTGGGCTGCACAGGGTTTCCCACTTGCCGGACCATCAAGAATTTCACCCGCGACGAGGAGGGTGCCATCCAGGTCGTGGAACGTGAAAAGCCCGAAGAGACCGGGGTGGTGTGCGAAAAGTGCGGCCGTCCCATGGCCATCAAGCAGTCCCGCCGTGGCGAATTCCTGGGCTGCACAGGCTATCCGGATTGCAAGTCCATCGTCAATTTCACCCGCGACGAGAACGGCATCATCCAGGTGGTCGAGTCCGAGAAGCCTGAAGTGGTCGGCTCCTGCCCCGAGTGCGGCGGCGAGCTGCTCCTGAAGAAGGCGCGCACCGGCTCCCGGTTCATCGCCTGTTCCAACTACCCTGACTGCACCTATGCCGCGCCGTTTTCAACCAATGTCCCCTGCCCCAAGGAAGGGTGCACCGGTGAGTTGGTGGAGAAGTCATCGCGCCGGGGCAAGCTGTTCTATTCCTGCTCCGAGTATCCCAAGTGCGACTATGCGGTTTGGAATTGGCCTGTCAGCGAGCCATGCCCCAAGTGCGAACATCCGATCCTGACCCGCAAGACCACCAAGGACAAGGGCGAACATCTGGCCTGCCCCAAAAAGGGTTGCGACTTCACCAAGCCTGTTGAGGAATAA
- a CDS encoding twin-arginine translocation signal domain-containing protein → MSSDQINRRDFLKLGAIIGAAAAVTALPAPAFSAPATRSLAECLEMGPVAMADASGPVSASWRSIRMTAAEIRNPEIRNRVEAILDTPAPTLTKGLGASEKKAVYSELTAKGLLKDVKEADFLPQSAGSTKAPQPFRSAPGSGYQSHHSYPGGLVTHTDLNVRMSLALYDNYRVVYDYMLDRDVIIAAQLLHDLHKPWVFQWDANGESRTELSLAGTGEHHVLGVAESIVRGLPAEVCVAQACAHNHPRTPADEAQVVGWLTAASIIAGVDPVKAGLLAPDAATLPLPRRQEGFVTHLGDHDWVLTVPAAQWLFPVMEKVAVRDYGISQNDLKKKPFNQFRNYVFSQATAMGLYETLASRGESEFVRTVHSIVTPA, encoded by the coding sequence ATGTCCTCTGACCAGATCAACCGCCGCGACTTTCTAAAACTCGGTGCCATTATCGGTGCTGCCGCCGCTGTCACCGCCCTGCCTGCCCCGGCATTTTCCGCACCGGCCACCCGTTCTTTGGCCGAATGTCTGGAAATGGGCCCGGTCGCCATGGCCGATGCCTCCGGCCCTGTATCCGCTTCCTGGCGATCCATCCGCATGACTGCCGCCGAAATACGCAACCCGGAAATACGCAACCGGGTGGAAGCAATTCTGGACACCCCTGCCCCGACACTGACAAAGGGGTTGGGTGCCTCCGAAAAAAAGGCCGTCTACAGCGAGCTCACCGCCAAAGGGCTTCTCAAGGACGTCAAGGAAGCCGATTTCCTGCCGCAGTCCGCCGGCAGCACCAAGGCACCGCAGCCGTTCCGGTCCGCTCCGGGCAGCGGCTACCAGAGCCACCATTCCTATCCGGGCGGACTGGTCACGCACACCGACCTGAACGTGCGCATGTCTCTGGCCCTGTATGACAACTACCGCGTCGTTTACGATTACATGCTCGACCGCGATGTCATTATCGCGGCCCAGTTGCTGCATGACCTGCACAAGCCGTGGGTATTCCAGTGGGATGCCAACGGTGAATCCCGCACCGAACTGTCCCTTGCCGGAACCGGCGAGCACCATGTCCTCGGCGTTGCCGAATCCATTGTCCGAGGCCTGCCCGCCGAAGTCTGCGTGGCCCAGGCATGTGCCCACAACCATCCGCGTACCCCTGCTGACGAAGCCCAGGTGGTCGGCTGGCTCACGGCCGCATCCATCATCGCGGGCGTCGATCCGGTCAAGGCCGGACTCCTGGCCCCTGACGCAGCCACCCTGCCCCTGCCCCGCCGTCAGGAAGGATTCGTCACCCATCTCGGCGACCACGACTGGGTACTGACAGTTCCTGCAGCCCAGTGGCTCTTCCCGGTCATGGAAAAGGTGGCGGTCCGCGACTACGGCATCAGCCAGAACGATCTCAAGAAAAAACCTTTCAACCAGTTCCGCAACTACGTCTTCTCCCAGGCGACCGCCATGGGCCTGTACGAAACCCTCGCCTCCAGGGGTGAAAGCGAATTCGTTCGCACCGTTCATTCCATAGTCACCCCGGCCTAA
- the cysS gene encoding cysteine--tRNA ligase yields MRLYNTLKRQKEEFIPANGNDVNMYVCGITAYDLCHIGHARSSVVFDVLYRYLGNSGYNVNFIRNFTDVDDKIIKRANEVGKQPNDIAEQFIGEFYVDMDKLAVLRPTVEPKCTEHIPEMIALTERLIQKGHAYATPSGDVYFKVRSFEGYGKLSGRNIDELESGARIDPGEEKLDPLDFALWKGAKPGEPFWESPWGQGRPGWHLECSAMSEKYASLPLDIHGGGQDLSFPHHENEVAQSEADTGKTFANYWVHNGFVQINSEKMSKSLGNFFTIRDILDKFLPETLRYFLLTMHYRSPLDFSFDALEEAEKGIKRIYSALAQIDAELAKTSWKKSPFPEELLAELNDIEKHFTAAMEDDLNTAGALGHVFSAIRLAGRVAEDKNLRKSEGGRDFFTRIKADVADWAKILGIFEREPVHFLTELRDNRAARAGIDPAKVQELLDARKQARADKDFEKSDAIRDELATMQVEVKDTPQGATWDVL; encoded by the coding sequence ATGAGGCTCTACAATACGCTCAAAAGACAGAAGGAAGAATTCATCCCGGCCAACGGCAATGACGTGAACATGTACGTCTGCGGCATCACGGCCTACGACCTCTGTCACATCGGCCACGCCCGCTCCAGCGTGGTCTTCGACGTTCTGTACCGCTACCTTGGAAACTCGGGATACAACGTCAACTTCATCCGCAACTTCACGGACGTCGACGACAAGATCATTAAACGCGCCAACGAGGTGGGCAAGCAGCCCAACGACATCGCCGAGCAATTCATAGGCGAGTTCTACGTGGACATGGACAAACTGGCCGTCCTCCGTCCCACGGTGGAACCCAAGTGCACCGAACACATTCCCGAGATGATCGCCTTGACCGAACGGCTCATCCAAAAGGGACACGCCTATGCCACGCCGTCGGGCGACGTCTATTTCAAGGTCCGCTCATTCGAAGGCTACGGCAAACTTTCAGGCCGCAATATCGACGAACTGGAATCCGGTGCGCGCATCGATCCCGGCGAGGAAAAGCTGGACCCGCTCGACTTCGCCCTGTGGAAGGGCGCCAAACCGGGCGAACCCTTCTGGGAGTCCCCCTGGGGCCAGGGCCGTCCGGGCTGGCATCTCGAATGCTCGGCCATGTCCGAAAAATATGCGTCCCTGCCTCTGGATATCCACGGCGGCGGCCAGGATCTTTCCTTCCCCCATCACGAGAACGAAGTGGCCCAATCCGAGGCTGACACGGGCAAAACCTTCGCCAACTACTGGGTGCACAACGGATTCGTGCAGATCAACTCCGAAAAGATGTCCAAATCCCTGGGCAACTTCTTCACCATCCGCGACATTCTGGACAAGTTCCTGCCCGAGACCCTGCGCTATTTCCTGCTGACCATGCACTACCGCAGTCCGCTGGATTTCTCCTTCGACGCCCTGGAAGAAGCGGAAAAAGGCATCAAACGCATCTACTCGGCGCTGGCCCAGATTGACGCGGAACTGGCCAAGACCAGTTGGAAGAAATCCCCGTTCCCCGAAGAATTGCTGGCCGAACTGAACGACATCGAGAAGCACTTCACCGCTGCCATGGAAGACGACCTGAATACTGCCGGTGCCCTGGGCCACGTTTTCTCGGCCATCCGGTTGGCCGGGCGCGTGGCGGAAGACAAGAACCTGCGCAAATCCGAAGGCGGCCGCGATTTCTTCACCCGCATCAAGGCCGATGTGGCCGACTGGGCCAAGATCCTCGGCATCTTTGAACGCGAGCCGGTACATTTCCTGACGGAGCTGCGCGACAACCGCGCTGCCAGGGCCGGCATCGACCCGGCCAAGGTCCAGGAACTCCTGGATGCCCGCAAACAGGCCCGCGCGGACAAGGATTTCGAAAAGTCAGACGCCATCCGCGATGAGCTGGCCACCATGCAGGTTGAGGTCAAGGACACACCGCAGGGCGCGACCTGGGACGTGTTGTAG
- a CDS encoding RsmG family class I SAM-dependent methyltransferase has product MANASPTNVEIFVAAKKLGRAVETDQAELLAGYLGQLVKWNRKMNLVGPSDWRTVFDTLVVDSLFLADFLAGLKLADRPLCLDFGAGAGLPGIPLRMIWQEGDYWLVELREKRAMFMKSILGRLNLSGTNVFHGRAEEVLGRLKKNGAEATADLILSRAFMPWEKLLDFIHPMLRRDPDRIGVAVILSNDPPPDTAVIPEGWELGDVASYPAAGSERYFWSLRAE; this is encoded by the coding sequence ATGGCGAATGCATCTCCCACCAATGTTGAAATATTCGTGGCTGCAAAGAAGCTGGGGCGTGCCGTTGAAACGGATCAGGCCGAGCTTTTGGCCGGGTATCTGGGGCAGTTGGTCAAGTGGAACCGGAAGATGAACCTGGTGGGGCCGTCGGATTGGCGGACCGTCTTTGACACCTTGGTGGTGGATTCCCTGTTTCTGGCGGATTTTCTGGCCGGGCTGAAGCTTGCGGACAGGCCGCTGTGTCTCGATTTCGGGGCCGGGGCCGGTCTGCCGGGCATTCCTCTGCGCATGATCTGGCAGGAAGGCGACTACTGGCTGGTGGAACTCCGTGAAAAACGGGCCATGTTCATGAAGAGCATACTCGGAAGGCTGAATCTGTCCGGCACCAACGTCTTTCACGGCAGGGCCGAGGAGGTCCTGGGCCGGCTGAAAAAGAACGGTGCTGAAGCCACTGCCGATCTGATCCTGAGCCGCGCCTTCATGCCGTGGGAAAAGCTTCTCGATTTCATCCATCCCATGCTCCGCCGCGATCCTGATCGGATCGGTGTTGCCGTGATTCTGTCCAATGACCCGCCACCGGACACCGCAGTTATCCCCGAAGGGTGGGAACTCGGTGACGTGGCCAGCTACCCGGCGGCCGGGAGCGAGCGATACTTCTGGTCCCTCAGGGCGGAATAA
- a CDS encoding YggS family pyridoxal phosphate-dependent enzyme, with protein sequence MSNRKTELAERMIELKAALDEAAARAGRDPEEVTLVAVSKLHPASDIRALAETGQTEFGENYVQEALGKQEELTDLEVNWHFIGGLQSNKAKFVAGNFELVHSVDSRNLAQALHKKAAGLNVVQDILIQVNISGEAQKSGISEENLHQLADEIMGMHGVHLVGLMTMPPFFDDPERARPVFSRLRELKDGLEKQLGTKLPHLSMGMTGDFVPAVLEGATLVRIGTRIFGVRPPRG encoded by the coding sequence ATGAGCAACAGAAAAACGGAATTGGCCGAAAGAATGATTGAGTTGAAAGCGGCGCTGGACGAGGCCGCTGCCAGGGCAGGCCGCGACCCCGAAGAGGTGACGCTAGTGGCCGTGTCCAAACTCCATCCGGCCTCGGACATACGCGCGCTGGCCGAAACAGGACAGACGGAATTCGGGGAAAACTATGTACAGGAGGCCCTGGGCAAGCAGGAGGAACTGACCGATCTGGAGGTGAATTGGCACTTCATCGGCGGCCTGCAGTCGAACAAGGCCAAGTTCGTGGCCGGAAATTTCGAGCTGGTGCACAGCGTTGATTCACGTAACCTGGCCCAGGCATTGCATAAAAAGGCGGCAGGCCTCAATGTGGTTCAGGACATCCTCATTCAGGTGAATATCTCAGGGGAAGCTCAAAAGTCCGGAATTTCAGAGGAAAACCTGCATCAACTGGCCGATGAGATAATGGGAATGCACGGTGTGCACCTTGTCGGATTGATGACGATGCCGCCCTTTTTCGACGACCCTGAGCGCGCGCGACCGGTTTTTTCCCGCCTGCGGGAACTGAAGGATGGGTTGGAAAAACAGTTGGGCACCAAATTGCCGCACCTCTCCATGGGCATGACCGGCGATTTTGTCCCGGCCGTACTGGAAGGGGCGACATTGGTGCGTATCGGAACACGTATTTTCGGAGTGAGACCTCCGAGAGGATAA